Proteins from a single region of Hydra vulgaris chromosome 12, alternate assembly HydraT2T_AEP:
- the LOC105846925 gene encoding uncharacterized protein LOC105846925: MLSDLPDSIYERASPLFAEGVNQSLVHFSKIHKVMVEFTSKISSIYNETACSMLSSLDIFTKKIADIDKTKIQGQNESYIKFINKFMEQFESHAKLMQNLSNSFNDCVVVPLKNVVEKKKEIWTTCFHYIDSFQQQIVKKEEDLAKRYKDYSDCCAKIKTSENVKYQKMCHNSHNTYLLRLSSVNSMNNLLYKHVIPQVLHFIEVNHNELNDSLRHHAKYMFSMQKDSFKKMIKSVEKVDHAATKIDLLSDLKKYYKLLKAKDKNPPYRSFTSAMQDLGRRSSVNLETMKEEFIINKFTQPNLQRRLASLEYQTGELVDTIAAMRSNKNVDDELSNKTQDPALNELIFLLKICDKEANLNVLLKQMELYTPEVIDFLEPMPENILKERLHENKSFNQMNGVPTLGEKPHDFAEPKLLKHLFCIYCSKLIILSGKGLMCKVCKVGVHKKCAFNIPFCNGDINKNQKLLKSNSEEKVQENSVVYDLIDIDEDFYEDDEFNDGLSDSDGDLLNFSQPVLCPSKTASSLTSCSSSQTKDTQNPQVSSKNSLLKLSQTVSHEINQVVSTTNSNIKPPICSNVKPPVSKKPSLNKKISRCEIKEFCVTLYDFQATCSSEISFTAGKRIEVIDHRNLDWWQGKFDNSTGYFPSKYVMMVAENDRILKAIYSFQSEGCLELTVHEGEIVVLLEENGEWLKVKSLDGEGLVPSSYLEYLF; the protein is encoded by the coding sequence atgttatctGATTTACCTGATTCCATTTATGAACGTGCATCACCATTGTTTGCAGAAGGTGTAAATCAAAGTCTAGTacacttttcaaaaatacataaagtTATGGTAGAGTTTACTAGTAAAATCtcttctatttataatgaaaCTGCTTGTTCTATGTTATCTTCCCTtgatatatttacaaaaaaaattgcagatattgataaaacaaaaattcaaggACAAAATGaatcttatattaaatttataaacaaatttatggAACAGTTCGAAAGTCATGcaaaattaatgcaaaatcTTAGTAATAGCTTTAATGATTGCGTAGTTGTGCCACTAAAAAATGTtgtggagaaaaaaaaagaaatatggaCAACTTGTTTTCACTATATTGACTCATTTCAGCagcaaattgttaaaaaagaagaagattTAGCAAAACGTTACAAAGATTATTCTGACTGTtgtgctaaaataaaaacatctgaAAATGTTAAGTATCAAAAAATGTGTCATAACTCCCATAATACATATTTACTCAGACTCTCTTCTGTCAACAGTAtgaataatttgttatataagcATGTTATACCTCAAGTTCTGCACTTTATAGAAGTAAACCACAATGAATTAAACGATTCTTTGCGGCACCATGCAAAGTATATGTTTTCTATGCAAAAAGactcctttaaaaaaatgataaaatctGTTGAAAAAGTTGACCATGCAGCTACCAAAATTGATTTActtagtgatttaaaaaaatattataagttattaaagGCAAAGGATAAAAACCCACCTTATCGTAGTTTCACTTCTGCAATGCAAGATCTTGGAAGAAGATCAAGTGTCAATCTTGAAACTATGAAGGaggaatttattataaacaagttcaCTCAACCAAATTTACAGCGACGTTTAGCTTCCCTAGAATATCAAACTGGTGAGTTAGTAGATACAATAGCTGCTATGcgatcaaataaaaatgttgatgatGAATTGTCTAACAAAACACAAGACCCTGCATTAAacgaactaatttttttgttaaaaatttgtgaCAAAGAAgccaatttaaatgttttgcttAAGCAAATGGAGTTGTATACACCTGAAGTGATAGACTTTCTTGAACCTATgcctgaaaatattttaaaagaaagactccatgaaaataaatcttttaatcaaATGAATGGTGTCCCAACATTAGGTGAAAAACCACACGATTTTGCGGAGCCAAAACTTCTGAagcatttattttgtatttattgcagcaaattgattattttaagtgGAAAAGGACTTATGTGCAAGGTTTGCAAAGTTGGGGTCCATAAGAAATGTGCATTTAATATACCTTTTTGTAATGGagatataaacaaaaatcaaaaattattaaaatctaacTCAGAGGAGAAGGTCCAGGAAAACTCTGTAGTGTATGATTTAATTGATATTGATGAAGACTTTTATGAAGATGACGAGTTTAATGATGGCTTGTCTGATTCTGATGgggatttattaaatttttctcagCCTGTTTTATGTCCTTCAAAAACAGCATCGTCTTTAACATCTTGTTCTTCAAGTCAGACCAAGGATACTCAAAATCCTcaagtttcatcaaaaaatagtcttttaaaattaagcCAAACTGTGTCACATGAGATAAACCAGGTAGTGTCTACAACTAATTCAAATATTAAGCCACCAATTTGTTCAAATGTTAAGCCACCTGTATCTAAAAaaccatctttaaataaaaaaatatctagatGTGAAATAAAAGAGTTTTGTGTAACTCTATATGATTTTCAAGCCACTTGTAGCTCTGAAATATCTTTTACTGCCGGGAAACGAATAGAAGTAATTGACCATCGAAATTTAGACTGGTGGCAAGGAAAGTTTGATAACTCTACTGGTTACTTTCCTTCAAAATATGTGATGATGGTTGCTGAAAATGATCGTATTTTGAAAGCTATCTATAGTTTTCAATCAGAAGGGTGCTTAGAACTGACTGTCCATGAAGGagaaattgttgttttgctaGAAGAAAATGGTGAATGGCTGAAAGTTAAATCTTTAGATGGAGAAGGGCTTGTTCCTTCTTcatatttagaatatttgttttaa